The Primulina huaijiensis isolate GDHJ02 chromosome 6, ASM1229523v2, whole genome shotgun sequence genomic sequence tttgccaaaagaATGAAACAAgtagagaaaaataaataaattagacacTCTCCTAATAATAAAGATACAGAGACGTATAACTAATTTTTTTGAACTTAGCAGACAACCCACCAACTAATATTCAAAGTTCTGANaaaaaaaaaaaaaaaaaaaaaaaaaaaaaaaaaaaaaaaagaaaattaagacTACGTTAAATACTTacttttatgtaatttatatgTATTGCAGGGAGCCCAAGAAGGCCTGTCGGGCCAAGTATTATTGAAGCCCACAATATATGTACCGAGAATCTAGCCCAGATAGCCACAGTCCTGCGAAATCAACCGGATCCTGACAGTCGTCACGACGTGCGTATGGATGATCTGCTATACTACAGCTGCGGAAGTATTTcgtgtttaataattatttattttttggacGGAAGCTCCGATTTTTCTCTCAGGTTGCTTAACAATTGCTATATTTCGAAAAttgttaataaaatatatatatctacatcacaaatataaatttaattctaAATTATTTCATTATTCGTATGGGTGATAAAATTTCATTATacatagtttcataaaatatatatctacattacaaatataaatttaattctaaaatatttcattattcgtATGGATGATAAAATTTCATCACATAAGTTTCAGATAACTTTCCAACAACAATTATTTCGAGGTTTTGGATTAACTTTTTTCAAAGATTCCAATGACATAATCCATCAAAACTTCTTATGTATTCACAGATAATATACCAACAAGAAAATTACCGATGGATCAATACGGtattttcacccaaaaaaaaaaaaaaagattcccATGTTTTCGAACAAGAATTGTTGGGTTCCCTTTGCCTAATAATTCAATAGGAGTCGTGTTTGGAGAAAATAACATACccagaaaaaattgaaaacgaCCAATTAACCacgttaataaataaatttcgcaTAAAGGTAAAGGTACAGAAACAAGTATTAAGACATGAAATAAATATTAAGAGGTTCAATCTTGTGTATGCATTAGGTCACATAACACCGTGTTAACTCGTACaactaaaagaaaatttatcGTAAATGGAACTATACACATTTTATGGCAACGAGTGAAGACAATCAATCTTCGGTTTTGCACGCAAATGAGCCATCGGTAAGTTACCTTGCACGAACTACTAGCTACTAGACTACCACTACAACTGATAGAGGTCGCAGCAACGTTAAGTTTATAATAGAAACTAGACGCTTGAGCAGGAATCCAGGTTCTTTCCCGTATAAATAGCAGTTTTTGAACCAATGCAGCATCATCTTTTATAACATGGAGATTGACTACGAAACTGTACGACCATAGCAAACGGATGCAATGTACAAGTTTTTGGCCCATTTCTCCTGtaataaagaaacaaaaatgaTCTGTTAGTGTCCAGGAGTCGTGCAGTAAAAGACCCCAGTAGAAAGATGTACTTCTATGAAACAGATGAAATGAACCTTGACGTGTGTGCTGGGAAAAGCAGATGTACGAAGTGTCTCTTGTGTTTCATCCACTGGTTTTCTTCTTGGCATGCTCAAAACCAGTGCAGTCTGATCAGAAGTTGCTGCTGTAGCAGTTATGCGGTAACCATTGTCCCATCGGCGATGGATGCCCTCACTTGGATAAAGAAAATCTAGCTCCACCACCTGCATAAATAATTACAGTAAGCCTAGAATGTACGTAATTgatgatttaataaattaaaataggtAATATGGTGAATAACAAACACCTGATCTGAAAATCCAGCACCCCGAGACATGACGACTGCCCATCTATTTCCAGATGTGGCCATGGATGTGACATAAAAACCTTCCTTCCACTTTTTGTTTATCCATTTAAACGGAAATGAATCGCTGACTTTGTAAGACTGTTGTAAGTACTGAGTTCCTGACTTGGACATAATAATATCAGTCAAACAAATCAACGACGTCCACAACAAATTAACATACAATAATAAGCCTACCTTTAGACATTACTACCAATGAACTACCGTTTGTAGCTCCAGCAACTGCAGTGATGTAAAAATTTTTCTCCCACTGTTCCAATATCCATTCCTGCAAGCAGTCAAAAATTTGCTTGAATTCAGTAACTCTCGTATGTGCTCCAAGTCTAAAGAAAAGACAAAAGGTAACTACTATATTCTCATCATCAATAAGGTACCTTGTGGAGGAAAAAAGGTGAGAGCTCATAAACTTGAGCACTGAAGCCAGTGCCTGCATCCATTATTAAAGCCCAAAGATTAAGACAAGATGCCACACAACTGATGAATAGGCCATCTTCGGTACCCTTTTCGATGTGCTGGGCAAGCCTCGAGTCCATCACATTATAATGATATCTGCAATACAAACCAAAGAAATTGAGAATTGGAATTATTGAGGTGCAAGCAAAATCCAAAAAATCCAATTCGCACACTGAGGGGGTGGGGTGGGGTTTGCAAACAGCAGGTAAAGTAATATGGTACGGAGTTCCCATGGAACATGGCCATTTACTAGACAATTATTCCAAAGCTCGTCAAATAATTTAATAGGAAACCAAATGCAATGAAATCAGTGGTAACTACCTCTGCTTCATGGGCCTACGAGCGTTGTAAATGCTAATCCACTGCGTAGCAGGCATCCCCATGCGAACTTTCTTTTTAGGTTGTTCATCTTCCTCATCTTCAAAAGTCAGTCGTCCTCTCTTGTGACCAACCTGACAGATAAGCTACGAgtgcaaaatataaaattagccGTGCAGCCAAATTGTGTGACAGGAAAAAGTTTCACAAGTAGAATTTGTggggaaaaaataaataatgatcaCCTTCTGTGCACCCTCAGTGTTGATTGGCCTAATTTCTGGATTTGGTCCCACAATCCCATCAAAAAGGGAGATATATTTAGCATAATTGGGTTCCTcgtcaaactttaaatttactACATGATCCACAAACAACTTAAATGGCTGTGGACAGAAGCAGCAAAGCGCCTCGGGTGAAGTCGCCATCTTTTTCTTGCAAACTAGAAACCCTTTGTTCTCACCCTATGGAAAAGCAGAATCATTTCAGAAAGAGAAAAGAAGTGAAAGGGAGAAGGATGGGAAGCACAAACAAAATAAGCATATATtgacatgttaaaaaaaaaagcacatGGAGAACATTAGCATAGTTATGTCAGACATACCTGAAATCCCTGCCAAGGCAAACGCCCACGCAAAAGGAAAATGAGCGTATATGCAAGAGATTCTAAATCATCTCTCCTACTGCCAGTTCTACCTAAATGAGCATGAACACTTGCATATCGAACGGTTCCCCTGATGGCCAGAAAAACACACACTTCAGCAACAGCACATTATgatagaaatgaaaaaaaaaattactactaCAACAAtagtattaataatatcattaacATCAGCCAAGCCTTCATCGTGACATGGGTGTGAATGGTAAGAAACAGAAAACATAAAATGAAAACATGTAATTTTTCCAAATAAATCTCAGACATACCTAAAAACATCGGGCCGTTGGTCATAATCAACGTGCACACCGGTATTTCCATCTCTCCACCTAGTAGCTGATTGTGCAAAAAGAAATAGAATGATTTCTCAAAAACATGTTGCTAAAGTATATGATGAACCAAGACATAAATATACAGTACCTAAACCAAGATCAACTAGGTACAATTTTTTCTCATCAGTGGTCCCTGGAGGACCAAGCAAAAAGTTCTCAGGCTTCACATCACCATGGACATACCtgtaattgtttaaatattaggCAAGTCATCAAATGTATTCCTCAATTCTAGACGATCAAAACAAAGAACCATCAAATAAAGTATTCTTATAGCACCAACAAAGCAACTTCATCTCATCTAGTGGTTCACAGATGTAAGAAATTCACCGGGAATAACATATAGGTCAAAACCCTTAACTTATTCACACATGAAAAGCTTCACCCAGTTATGTTTgtcattcttttttcttttcctttgaaTCCCAAAAAGTATTAGGCATCAAGCTAACAGCTATGATCAAATCTCCATTAAAAGACATCAATTGCACTAGCCTctacatataaaaaattaaatacagaCTAAACATCTCCAACTGATATCCGATAAAGGCCAATAACACTGTAAAGCAAAAAGAGTTTTCTGTGTTGTCcttattaatttaaacttgAAATATCAGACTTGCCCAATGAGTTTCTGCTCCTGCTTTCATTCTGAGATCAGGAAAAGAAATTGGTTCACACGGAGATTCGCACGAATGAATAGAGTCAAGGGAGACATAGAAACAAAGTAGAAAAAACACTTCCATAAAGCTTTGAACAAATCACATGCAGAGATTCACCCGCATGAGTAGAGTCCAGGGAAACATAGAAACATTGTGGTAAAAACACTTCCACAAAGCTTGGAAGAAATCTCACCCTCTCGAGTGCATTTTCTCCAATATAGATAGTGCTTCTATAGCAATGCATGCGACCATTTCAACAGACATCCTGAACTTGACAATATGAAAGGTTAATCAAGCATGGGAAAGTACCAATCATTGACAGAAACTTAGTATCTTAGAGATGATCTACTCACGTGTGGGAGTTATTATTCCACACATCCCACAAACTTGGTCCAAGCATATCCATGACCTGCAAATGAAGTCTCCAAGTGATCAACTGAAATTCAGAAATCAAAAAGGGAGAGGAGAAAATTATAATAGCAAAGCAGACTGGATAAAATCAATGACCAACATACCATCACATAATAGTCAGCTTGTCGGCCCTTGAAGTGCACTCTTGGAACACCGTGACTTCCACCCAGAGTACTGAgcacaagatattttaaaagtaaaacatACAGAGCATCAATAACTAGCACTCAAAGCATCACAGTGAATTACTTACTTGTACACTTGCCATTCATAAGGAGGCCCGTAATTACACCCTTTACTATTACGATGTTCAAATTTTAGAGCCACCTGGTAAATTCAAGCACAAATATGTAAACATAAAAAGGAAGATCATAAAAATGTTTGACTTTGGTCAAAACAGAATATATACTTCTGTAGCCCCAGGGCCCATTCTTTCACTGATGGAACCGCCAGAGACACGGCGCCCGACATATACTTGTCCAAAACCTCCCTTGCCAAGCTTCCTCTCAGTTCTGTACATTGGTGAACCACCAACCTGAACCTGTAGCACACAACGTTAGAGTTAAATTGATTTACAAAATCGGgtattttatatcacaataaGCGCTCGAGAATGCAAATCAAGGTTGATTAGACTCCGCTGCTATTTCACTTGTAAACTTCAACTGCATACAATAAAACACCTATTACACACTCAGTTCTTCGATAAATAGTCTAACTAAGAACTCTtgagtatatatttttttaaaatcttgatgGCCCTACAAGACCAGAAAAATATAACTCCTAAGGACTATGCGATAAAATGGTTAGGACATTCAACTTCAAGATGACAGCATAACTCACACATTCTTAAAAACTAAACATAAAGCACAATCATAAGCATGCATTTAACAGCCagaaaagaaaataacaaaacaaTAACACTAAGAACCAAATTACTCAATTAGGACAAGTGGATATTTTTCTTCGGTATACAATTCACATGAAATCCAAGTATACCAGATTGGTTtgagtaaaaaaatttaattaaataaggaaAATGCGTGGCTTGGGTGATCATGGTTTACTTATAAGGACAACGGACAAGTGGAAAGGGAGTAATCCTTAAAGGAAAAGATGCCAAGAAGATACTCAAAAGTCATGTAAATCTAACTGCATCAGACAACCGTTCACAAAAAAATCCCATTCCTGAATTATGAGAAGTAAACGAGGACAAAGTTAATCTTCAACAGGACATCTCACACAAGCAATATGATACAATAATCTGAGCTGACAGAACAAGAGATTTAATGACTGTCATAAACTAAAAGGTTTTCTTTGAAATTATTgcttccaagagaacatgcttatACGTCCAAACACAAAATCTAAACTCAAATACGTTCACAAACACAATCTCTGAGATCCCACTTTCCACAATCAAGATGCAAAAGCTTCAAGCTTCAGATACAAGCTTACCAATATATCATGAAATCAAAAAACATTTTGTCTTTCATTCCCAGCCATGTAAAAAAACTTAATACCAattgataaagaaaaaaatcataaaacataattttaatatacatgtatataaagTCTCACCCTTTCTGGGATAGGTGTTGCGGCTAACTCGTCATCGCCGGCATTCCCTTTGTCAGGGCTCTTCCCGCCACTTCCGTAATCATCCATCGGCTTTTCCCCAACCTCCTCTATCCTTTCTGGTTGTTCCAAAACCCTTTCTCCCTGCTCCTCAACCTCCCTAACCTCAACAGCTGCTACAGCTGCAACTACCTTGTCATCCACGGGCTCAGCAACCGCTACGGCTGCAGCTGCTTCTGCTCTTCTTCTCCTTGTTCTTGTCGCAATAGCCGCGTTTTCCTCAACAACCGGGACGATATCTTTGTTTGGATTCTGATTTATGTCGTTGTGTGGTGGctgctgctgttgctgcttCCCTCTCCGGCCTCTGCGCACTCCACTACGCAGCACCGGCATCGTTCATCCTCCAATTCTCATACCCTTTTCCCTAAAAATTCCCATAAATTTATCAAG encodes the following:
- the LOC140978293 gene encoding casein kinase 1-like protein HD16 gives rise to the protein MPVLRSGVRRGRRGKQQQQQPPHNDINQNPNKDIVPVVEENAAIATRTRRRRAEAAAAVAVAEPVDDKVVAAVAAVEVREVEEQGERVLEQPERIEEVGEKPMDDYGSGGKSPDKGNAGDDELAATPIPERVQVGGSPMYRTERKLGKGGFGQVYVGRRVSGGSISERMGPGATEVALKFEHRNSKGCNYGPPYEWQVYNTLGGSHGVPRVHFKGRQADYYVMVMDMLGPSLWDVWNNNSHTMSVEMVACIAIEALSILEKMHSRGYVHGDVKPENFLLGPPGTTDEKKLYLVDLGLATRWRDGNTGVHVDYDQRPDVFRGTVRYASVHAHLGRTGSRRDDLESLAYTLIFLLRGRLPWQGFQGENKGFLVCKKKMATSPEALCCFCPQPFKLFVDHVVNLKFDEEPNYAKYISLFDGIVGPNPEIRPINTEGAQKLICQVGHKRGRLTFEDEEDEQPKKKVRMGMPATQWISIYNARRPMKQRYHYNVMDSRLAQHIEKGTEDGLFISCVASCLNLWALIMDAGTGFSAQVYELSPFFLHKEWILEQWEKNFYITAVAGATNGSSLVVMSKGTQYLQQSYKVSDSFPFKWINKKWKEGFYVTSMATSGNRWAVVMSRGAGFSDQVVELDFLYPSEGIHRRWDNGYRITATAATSDQTALVLSMPRRKPVDETQETLRTSAFPSTHVKEKWAKNLYIASVCYGRTVS